GCGCCGaaaacaaacgctagacaaCGTACGAAGTATGCCACAGCTAGCCGCGGGGCGAAATGCGGCGCGGCTAGCGGCGCGGGTTGCATGGCgcggtgcgcggcggcggcgggcggcgcggtgtGCGAGCGAAACAAATGTACTAGAGAGTATCGAGGCGGCCACAGCTCAAAGCGGCGCGCACGGCGGCATCAAGTGGACGGACTAGCGGTCGCAACTGGTCGAGCTGTGGCATACCACCGCAATCCGCACCGCCCGCCGCCCCTCACGCCGCACCTCATCCCGCACCGCTGAAAGCTGTGGCTGAGCCCTTAGGGTTCATTATTACTAGACTAGTTACTATAACTTGGGAACTAGGAAATAGTCATATCATTTTAAATGCTATGCTTGAATCTAATTAAGATTAAGTCATCATAGCTTTAAACTCGTTAACGTTTATTGAAGTAAATAAGGAGGTATCCTCACGTCTTGTGAAATATTCACTTAATGTGCTATCAAACAACATCCAACCAACAGAGAAAAACTATTCTTACAACGAGCTTGTCATACACCCCTCTTGCTCTCACAGCAACATAAGGAAAACTAGTACGTAGATAGTTaatgaaatacttattgaGGAAAAATGGGGGGTCACGAGGGTAGGGGCAGCGACGGCAGTCCGCACAATTGCCGGCTATCGGGAATCGCTGATGCCGTAATTGGCCGTAACCGGCGACCATAAGTTAGTGCCAATTTATGGGGACGGTCCAGAGTCGATTACGGACTCTCGAGAAGCTGTTCCCGAACTTTTTGGCAAACGCCGCTGTTAGTTCGCGCTAATTAGGCAAATATACGTGGATCTCATGTCCAATGGAATTGGCCCGGGAAAGTTTCTCTTGGCAACATAAAGTCCGGTTCTACCGCCGGCCGACTGGCTGGCAGGTCGGATTGATTCACCGTCATTGCGTGTGATGGTTTCAATTACGCTATTAAGTTTCGTTCGTTTTGTGTATCGTGTAGAGACTATCGAATTAGGCTATCTGTGGGTCCTGGTCACGCGAGCAGCCCGGGGCGGCGGGCCCGCTGGCCCCGtggtcgccgccgccgctgcacaTAGTCTGCACTGAAGCTAACCTCCTTGCGCGACTCGTTGGGGCGAATGACATTATTCTATTGATTTTCTGTTTACGCTGTCTATACTTAATAGGGAGGTTTCAGGATTATGAGTTAATGCGCCTGGTAAATCAGaacacatttaaaaataatttcatacgTATTGTAAGAAGTCATTTGTAGCATTATTACGAGTAGATTAGTTGCTGCGTGATAGATGACAGATGCTATTCAAAGTTGTAACATTATGTGTACATTAGGTGAGTGTGGTGCTGTGGTGCAAGTTGCACAGTGAGGTTACAACACAGTGGGGGTGAATGGCCGCGCCGCGTCGCCGTCGGTCGCCGAGTGCCGCGGAGTCAGCGAAAATTAGTAAACGAACAAAAAACTGCGCACTCCGCTCCCTCGCGGTGTTGCCGCCCCCATCACAcaaaaattacattaataagCTTCATGGATTTCACAAATCTCCCGGTTTACCTTATAGCTGcatgtgtttataaatattgccTACTATGTAAGAGACATAGTGCACAACTAGCTCgctaaagtaaaaaaattacattaggCTCTCTATGGAGACTATGCCATTACATTTCCATCTCATCTGAGAATGATTTGGTTTTGGTAAGACTTATTGTTCGATGTCAAGTTCCGCTGgtgttaaatattattacctagTTAAATGCAGCAACACCCGAGTTTCAGCGGGTCTTCTCCGGTTGGACGATAAGGGATCAATTTCGATAACGACTCGCTTATTGACGCTCGATAATGTAGTAATGCGATgcagttttatttgtttccgAAACAAACAGCTTAGAATAATGGTAATAAATGACTAATGGAGCATGCTATTGTTACGCCGACAGACCTATCAAGTTCATGATGTGTAATCGGAGTAGGCCCCCGCGGCCCTCCCTCGCTGGCTCTCCTCATCATGCACTCATCTCTCGCGGCTGCACGTGTAGCTATTCTGTGCTGTGGAGTTGCCGAGAAATATCTATcgtttaattttgtattttgccATCTCTTGAGAGACAATAGTAGTACTAGTTATATCAATCTAGATCGAACTgcttataaatgtatttgtaATTTTCAGTCATTTGTGTCTTGGTTCCCCAGCGAACATGCAAGCCTCAAAATACCTTAACCTTTCTAAATGTATGTGAAATAATTTTCCAACTGCTTAGCTGCTTAGGTTCCAATAAATGTATAATCGGAAGATATAAATTGCTTTCATGAATGCCGTTTGAAGACGCCATTTCTAGTGAGCTTCTAATTACAAGGTTCGCACATAATGTCAAAAGTCTTTGAACACCTCCAATGGcagtaaattatatattagtCAGTACCTCATTCAAAAGAGACTCATTAATGAAACACTTAAGTACAGTAGGTTCACTATTTTCCAATTTGATATTCTGAACTAAAGAACTAACACATAGctaatgtacctatctaactaCGAGGAAGGTAAATAACTCGGATCAGGGGGCTTTAAACAGCTTGTTCGTTCCGCTTTGTTTGTGcttatatgtaggtaagtatgccTGTCTGAATGCAATGGACAGGATACCCGTGTTGTAAGCACAGAGACCAGTTTTAGGGAACGATAAAATTTGTGCATTCGTATACCCTTTGTAGCGCAGCGGTGCGTTAAATTCTCTGGGCtaagcggcggcggcggcggcggcgcggggcctctATTTATGTGCCGCTaccggcgcgagccgctctttGACCACGGAGCGTGGCCTGCCCGCTGCCCGCTGCCCTCACACAAAGTGTTTGCCTAACCACTGATGGAATCTCAAATCTTGCATCGGATCAGAGTTAGGTACTAAACTATTTTTCTTCAAGTTTTAGAAACAACTCGACATGGAATTAGCCTACTTGGCTCATTTCATGCAGCACCTTAGTTCGCAAGTAATACACTGCGAAGTTGTCTGCAATAGACACGGGTCGCCAACACGTTCACATTTACGTGTCCATTGAAAGTCATCCCGCGTCCACTACTTGTGCTGGCGACAACACAAGGCGACGAGGTAAAAGGCTTTTTCCATGTGGACTCTTGCATCCATAATAAATGAGCGGTCGGCCGCAGCATTAGACTGTCGTTTTCGTCAGCAATTTCCAGCTGTTTTTCTCTCAGCggtggggggggggggggaggggagggCGGCCATTAATACCGGCGTGTAATGACGCGGCGCTTTGACTGCCGAGCATTGCGAGTTCTGCAATTACATGCTGAAATATTCAACGAAAGAAGAAGCCTTTAGAAACGGTTCTTTCTTTCCTTTTTTCTGGTGCTCTCGGCGCTTCCTGCGAGTGCGACTCGGCTTTCATACGACGTTGTATTGTTGATGCACAACACTTTAGTAGTCCATGCATAATACATTACCGGACAATTGGATAGTTGGAGATGCAAGTCCAATATTTTTCCAATCGGAGAAGCTTTTATACAAGACTGCCtgactttttaaattatttattctacATAATTGAACAATCTTCTAGTAGTCGGGCGAATAGGTTTTGGTTGTTTGCGAAACATAAAGCTATAAAATCGTGCATTTACTTTTTTGGGTTATTGAAAAGATGAGTAGCTTCTATTTAGACTTTCTGTTACCTCTCCAAGTAGATACTGTTATGTACTTACACTACACATGATTGATACTAAGAATATTCTCCGTGACCCAGACtacatttttcattattttgcaGGCTTGGTCATTGGTCCTTCTTTTGCacaatatatgtatgtacctacttaatacaTATCGAATAGaaattaaatcatattttacaCAACAGAGCAAACTGACACAAAACTATCGACTAACTCTTTAGGGGCAATTCTGGCCTTCGCACAATGTTTAAGTGAAAccaaagaaaaacaaaaaaaaactccttGAAAAGTGGAGCACGCCAGCATTGCCCCCCCATGACTAGTTGTAACGTTGCGCATGCATGCGTCGCTCCTTGAGTCCTCATAGTCATGTGTGCAGGTGATCAACGGGCTGCCGCGCGCGGGCGCCGGCGCGGAGGcgtcgcggcggcgcggcgcgtcctccccgccccccgccgcccccgagAAACGCAAGTGGCCCGCGCGCGCAGACGACGATGATGACGACGCCAAGGTATGCCATCTAACCTGCATCTACTACTTACATCACATTCGTATTCATTGTTCATGTTACGGATTAAGATTTATAAGACCCGATGGACCTTGGTTCTGAAAAGCGAATCCGAATTCACCAGGTTTTCTCAAGGATGTGGTAAGCCAAAATAACCTACGTGCAGGTAACGTCCTGGATATTTCAACAGCTGAGTTTGGTGCTCGGTTCAAAAAATAATTGGTTTCTATAGTTGTTGGTGCTATAGATTCAGGTCTTAAATAAAGTAAGCGGCTACCTGActcatttagtaaagtagttGAACGTAACTGAGATGCGCTACGGTGGTTGCAGGTGGAGACGCCGGTGCGGTTCCGCACGTCGCCGCCGCTGGAGGCGCTGAAGCCGCGGCggagcggcgcggggggcgagtGCGCCTGCCCCGCGGGGGCGCcggcgggggccgcggggggcgcCGGGCCGGGGGgctcgccgcgccgccgccgccaggcgccgcccccgccgcgccggcACCGGCCAGCGCTCGACTTCGATAAGATGCAGCAGGTGAGGGTCACACTGATTTAGATTTTCTATcatacttaatttagacaacaaaacaaaaacgttCATGAAACATTTTGAGACGCGTCGTATACGTAAATTCTCGACGTGTtttcatatacatattttttatgttagattaagttttgttaCGCACTTGACACGAGGTCATTAACGTGCAAGAAAATAACTGTTCCGTGAAGGGAGACGCTTGAATACAGTGAGGCAGGTATTGTTCCAGCTCATGCCTGCTACAAACTGCATCCAACTATTCTCTTTTTCATAACAGTTGGCGTGAAAGAAACTTGGTAACGAGTGTGAACAAAGGCCCATCATTTCACGCACCTATCCAGAGCGATAATCTGCTGCGTAGAcgcattgttttttttattcagttaTGCTAGGAGGAAACTGTCTTAACATATTACCGTGGCCGATAGCGAAACGCAATACATAACTGGATATACACATACCTACTATGTAGGACCGACTACCACTGTTTATTTCACCGATGATTTTAAATCTAGTAATCTCTTCATTCTCCTGTTTAAAACGCTTTGTTATATCCGATAAAAATATCTATGTTCAATAATTTCTTGTCAAGGTCAGAACGATAAGGATATTATTCGCTTTTTTCAACGGGCGGCCTGGCGGCGGCGTAACGCAAAACGTTATTGGATTTATTTACTTCAGCGATACAATTTGCGATGGTATCCTAACAGCGTTTATCGGTAAAATCCATTTCTTATAGTAAATGAGTTTATATCAAGGACGAGACTGTTGAAGCAAGATAATTTGATATATGGATATTGGGTTTAATTTCTTGTAAGATGGCTTCGCAAGAAACTACTTTTAGCATTAAACTTATGTTGAACGAACTATCTGATTGATCGATCACGCTCCAGCTCCGCTATTCATCAAGGAATCTTGCCCGATCATTCGTTACTTGCCTGCCCAAATTATAATTCGAATATTTCTCGTCTAATACACAGGATGTGAGTACAGAATGGGTGAACCCCTCAATTACTTATGTGCCAATTACCGTAATGTTCATCAGAAATATTGCAGTTCATATTCTTCACTGGCGTAAGGCCGGGCCTGTATATCGATTGCAATAATGAGTACTTAAAGATGAATTAAAGCTTTGTCCCGTCCCGTGGCTCGTCTACCGCGCACGTGGAGGCGCGAAGGTCGCCGCtgcagcgccgcgccgccgccgccggccgcaTACTAATGCTGGCTGCGACCCCGAACTAGGGCAAGCTGTGAGCCTGTGACCCTTCACACCTCCcgcatacatattataaatatacagaaaaatatgtcaacccaACGCCAAAATAAAAACCACTGGGAAATTAGTCTTCTAATgcagatataataaaaaaataacttggCTTTTGATAGTAGTGATGTCTTAAGAATGATCAACGATAGTTTTCAGCATTTTCTTTGTAATATTCTGAATTTTGGATCGATTGTACCTATTCGATAAGTCGATGCTGCGGTTGTTACGTTAGTCAAACCACGGATTTACCGACACGTCACGTCATTATGAGCAATGCTGTTCTTACGGTAGAAAGTCTCATGATGTGATAAAATCCATATTTCCACCGCATCTTACTCGTTGGCGGTGATCGCTGCATCTCAGGTGGCGGGAGGCGCGAGAGCGGGACGGCGCAGCCCGACCCCTGACCCGACTTGTTGCACCGGGCACCGGCGAGCGCGCTTACATACACCGTTACAAATTATACGCTTcaaacttacaaaaaaaatgattcGTTCTGAAATTCACCGATGATGCTCAACATCTTACAGGTCATGCACTCGAGTAGAAGCGCGGTTCAGTGTATTTGGTAAATGAAAGCAGTTTTCCAAGTCATTCGACTGTCGGCCGGGAAACGGTAGCGCTGTCTAGTTAATTCGCTCATAATATGCAACTGTTGTGAACAATAAAGCTGGAATAGTTTAAGTGGCGGGTTTAATGTGCAGGCACACGCGTGAGGGTTCccacgcgccgccgccgccgccccgcgcggAGTATGGAAGTATGAAGCTTCGCTCAATTACCGACTGCCACGTACATCGCACCGACGGAAGCTAACgcctataattttattcaccatgcatatttttttgttcttcaTCTAATAAGCCTTGTGGTATATTTGCTAATTTCTGAACGCAGCTCTTGCTGTCCTGCTCACTCGTCCTCTCTCGCTTTTTCCTTCTTCTTTGCTTAGCGGCCATTAACGCATatagtgttttgtttaaataaatagtaattaattaatttactggTTTTACTCAAGACACGACAAGTTGGCGACGAGACGAAAGTGCCCAGTAaagtgtgcaataaaggatatCGCTGAAATTAAAGTGATTTCTTCTGAAAAAGCAAAAACTAATTCACCGGCGCACGCTTCAGTGTGAAGTTGGccgaaaaagaaaaataattgcAAACGCATTCCAAAGTCGGACATTTTGTGTTGTGACTAAGTTCACGTTTGTTTTGGACGATAAagaaaacaaatgtcaaatgaATCAAAACGAAACTTTTACAACTTCTTGGATTTACAAGCTGAACAAGACTGAACTGCAGGAAAAATTAACCGAATACGGATTACAATTCGATGATAATCTTAAGGTGGATGATCTCAGAAAATTACTTAGTGACTATTGCAAACTAAAAAGTCGAAAACAAATAATGGCCAATAATTACAACTTACACTCTTTCGATGGTGAGAATTGGGAATCATTCGAACAGCAACTGGAATGTATCATAGCATTAAATGAAGTACCAGATTCTAAGAAAGTGCCATTATTGCTAACGAAAATCAGCCCAAAAGTGTTTGAAACACTAAGTTGTATTTGTGCTCCAGAGAAACCATTAAAATTAACCTACATCGAGTTATGTAATAAATTGAGAACCAAATACACGCCCTTGCAATCGTCAACCTTGGATCGGGCCTCATTTCGAAGCAGAAACCAGTTTCAAACAGAAACTATTGAAGAATATGTACTAGCTTTAAGAAAACTAGCTGGGACGTGTAAATTTAAGGACTTGGATGACCAAATAAAAGAGAAGCTCATTGATGGTGTCTACTCAAAACTGattaaatttgaattattaAAAGGCAGTCCAGATGCTACTTTGGATGAAACAGTAGTGTTGGCTAAGACTGTTGAAGCGGCATTAGCACAAACCAAAAGCAAAAATGGGACGGAGGTCTCGGATATGTTTCAGTACCAACAGGAGCAAAGAACTCCTTCTAAAAATCTTTCTAAAAGAAACAAATTCAATAATTCCAAGTCCCAAGGTAACAAAGGAGTAAATAAACCACAAATAACATGTTACTGCTGCGGGAATAATAATCACATGAAAGCGGAATGCAgattaatacataaatattgttctGAGTGTGGGAAACAGGGACACCTATATAAAGTATGCCCCAAGAATTCGCGAACTAATCAAATATATACCATGGAAACTGATGACCAAGGAAGCGACCAATCACAAATCCAGGATGGTGTCGAAGATTCAATTGGAGGTCTATTTGATGAACATATAGAGGTATATTCTGTCAATGTAAGGAAGATACCGCCACACTATATTAGGCTCCATGTAGAAGGCAAAGATCTTGATTTTCAACTAGACACCGGTTCAGATGTATCAGTGATTCCATTAAAAGATAAGAATCTTTTCTTTAGTAAATTCAACATACTTGATTGTAATGTTAGATTTAGGAACTTTGACCAAACAATTTCACAACCAGTTGGCATAATGAAAGATTTAACAGTAAATTATGAGAATAAAtctatgaaattaaatgtttttatagcTCATGATGATGTACCAAGGATAATTGGCCGTGATTGGTTGGATGCTTTTGATCTGTGGCCTCCAAAATTTATGGACACTCATATTATTGGTgaggaaataaattataacctaAATGTAAAATCTGTTTCAGAGGCTGAACATGTAATTAAGGAAAAGTTTGCAGAAGTATTCAGTTCCGGTTGGGGTGATTTCAAAGGGGAggcaattaaattaaaattaaaatcagaTGCCAAGCCCAAATGCCTTCCAGCGCGTCGGGTGCCGTATGCGATGAAGGATAAggtaaaaaatgaaatttctAGATTACTTGAAAATGATAGAATCACTCCTGTGGAATACAGTCAGTGGGGTACACCGGTTGTTCCTATATTGAAACCAGATGGATCAGTCCGCTTATGTGGTGACTATAAAGTTACTTTGAACCCACACTTGGAAGTTGACCAATATCCATTGCCCCATATTAATGACATCTTTAATACATTGAAAGACGGAAAATACTTCTGCGAACTTGACTTGAAGGAGGCATATTTACAGGCAAAATTAGATGTAGATTCACAGGAATTAACAACTATTGTCACAGAGGAAGGaacatttaaatataagtacttaccctATGGTGTAAGCACTGGTCCAGGATCATTCCAGCGTCTCATGAGTAGTAAGCTTGCTAACATACCTAAAACTATTGTCTTCATTGATAACATTTATATTGCTGGAAAGGACCTTAATGAAACCCTAAATACATTGTATACAGTACTGTGCAGATTACAGGAATGtcagtttaaattaaaactagaAAAATGTAAGTTTTTCCAAACATATATTGATGTTTTTGGGTTCAGAATCACCAGGAATGACATAAGcattataaaatcaaatattGAACCATTATTACAAGCCAAAGCACCAACAAATATTACAATGCTTAGGTCATTTCTCGGAAAAATTAATTACTATAATCGTTTTTTGAAGGATATGGCATCTACTCTTGCACCTTTGTATGAGTGTAccaagaaaaataaatttcagtgGACCAAAGATTGTGATAAGGCTTTTAACGACATAAAAATTAAGTTGTCATCAGTAGATAGCCTCAGACATTTTGATCTGAACTTGCCCTTAATTCTAACATGTGATGCATCAAGCACAGGGCTGGCTGCTGTTTTGTCAAACAGAGATGTTGATGGTACAGTAAGACCCATCGCTTATGCTAGTAAAAAATTGAATTCAGTGGAACAGAGGTACTCTGCTATTGACAAAGAAGCGATGGCCATCATATTTGGTGTTACTAAGTTCTATAACTACACTTATGGTCGTATGTTTGAGTTAGAGACAGATAACTCAGCCTTAGTCAGGATCTTTGGTCCAAACAAAGGCATTCCTAAAATGGCAGCGAAAAGATTGCAGCACTATGCAATTTTCCTCTCAGCTTTTAACTATAAGATACGACACATCAAAACTAATGTAAATCCTGCCGATTTCTTATCACGTTCATGGGTAGAGACTGGATCTAACAATTTAGACTttaattgtatatattttcaagaaacaGATAATAGTATGTGTGTTTATACAAACAGttccaatttaaaaaatgttgaCTGGAAAGTTATCCAGCACGAGACACAAAAAGATGTGATTCTATCAAAAATAGTAAGATATACAATGGATGGTTGgcctgaaaaaaaattaattgatACTGAACTATTTGTTTTTTACAACCGAAAAGATGAAATAAGTATGGATAGAGGTTGTTTATTTTGGGGGCATAGGATTATAATACCCACAGTATTAAGAGAATCTGTCACTGAGGAACTACATCAAAGTCACTTTGGAATAGTACGGATGAAGCAAATGGCACGTTCATATTTTTGGTGGCCTAATTTAGACTCCGAAATAGATATGATAACAAAAAATTGTataatatgtttaaataaCCATAAAAACCCACCAAAGACACCTTTGAAACCATGGCCGGTACCACCCTCCCCATGGTATAGGTTACATGCTGATTTCCTAGGTCCATTTCacaataaaatgtacttagtaATTGTAGATAGTTACTCAAAATGGCCTGAGGCATTTGAAATGTCAAATATAGGTGCTGCTCGTACAGTTGAAATACTAAAAGCTTTATTCTGTCGGTATGGATTTCCAGTTCACCTGGTGACCGACAATGGTCCTACCTTCACTAGTGCAGAATTCAATAAGTTTTGCcaaactttgaatataaaacaTACTTTTACCCCCCCATATCATCCCGCCACCAATGGTGCGGCTGAAAGATTTGTTGAGACTTTTAAATCAcatgtaacaaaaataaaggAAAGTGGAATTCCCATTGCCTCTGCTATAAACTTATTCCTCTTTGATTATAGAAATCTTCCTCACAGTACCACCGGAGTCACACCAGCAAAACTTATGCTAGGAAGGGAGATGCGGAATCGTTTTTCTCTATTACGGCCCCCACCAGTATCAGATAAGGCCTATGAAATGTTAGAGAAGCAGCGAAAATACACATCAGGTCATAGAGATGTATCATTCATGATAGGTGAGAAGGTCATGGTCAGGGACTATCGAGGGGGTCATAAACCATGGATTCAGGGTAATATTGTAGGTGAATCAACACCAGGTGTAACATATATTATCGATGTGGATGGAAATAACTGGAAAAGACATGTaaaccaaattttaaaatgtaatagtAGTTTATTAGAATAGTTATTGTAATAATAGTTATTGTAGTAGTACCTTAAGAATACCACTGTTTAATACTactgttataatttataagttatttagaactatacttagttataattgagattgttgtttgttttaaaatgtaagtgATAGAAGGTAGAGAGAGCtattcaaacaaatattttattcattattgaAAGAAACATTCATATTAGGTGGTGGAGGGTGTGGTATATTTGCTAATTTCTGAACGCAGCTCTTGCTGTCCTGCTCACTCGTCCTCTCTCGCTTTTTCCTTCTTCTTTGCTTAGCGGCCATTAACGCATatagtgttttgtttaaataaatagtaattaattaatttactggTTTTACTCAAGACACGACAAGCCTTTTCTTAAATATCGTGTCAGGATGTCTGTACAGAACAGAGCAACAAGACTTTAAACTTTATAGTTCTTACAGGCTTTTCCAACGTACATAATGTCAGCCAGCTAAGCTGACAACTCGGTCGCGCCGGGCTCCGGAGTCATTATAACTGCATGTATACAGGCAGATGGCTATAAAACAACGAGTTAGTAAATTACCTACTTGAGCAAATTAGTGATTATAGGCGGTGTGATGTGACGTGGTGTCGCTCGGGGACACAGCCGCGCGGCATAGCATATGATGCCCTGCCTCGCATGTAAAAACATATCTTTGTGGATTCATAGTATTTTATAtccta
This window of the Plutella xylostella chromosome 12, ilPluXylo3.1, whole genome shotgun sequence genome carries:
- the LOC105394052 gene encoding uncharacterized protein LOC105394052 isoform X3; this translates as MGRRVEERDSGTESDDEAERDRDNCADVIMKWNDVTDIRACDAGCGCAAPRVPEPDLLYDHHSSEEELEVINGLPRAGAGAEASRRRGASSPPPAAPEKRKWPARADDDDDDAKVETPVRFRTSPPLEALKPRRSGAGGECACPAGAPAGAAGGAGPGGSPRRRRQAPPPPRRHRPALDFDKMQQLKVGGAGVRSWRGVGGAGGELSVFCW
- the LOC105389039 gene encoding uncharacterized protein LOC105389039 isoform X3; this translates as MNQNETFTTSWIYKLNKTELQEKLTEYGLQFDDNLKVDDLRKLLSDYCKLKSRKQIMANNYNLHSFDGENWESFEQQLECIIALNEVPDSKKVPLLLTKISPKVFETLSCICAPEKPLKLTYIELCNKLRTKYTPLQSSTLDRASFRSRNQFQTETIEEYVLALRKLAGTCKFKDLDDQIKEKLIDGVYSKLIKFELLKGSPDATLDETVVLAKTVEAALAQTKSKNGTEVSDMFQYQQEQRTPSKNLSKRNKFNNSKSQGNKGVNKPQITCYCCGNNNHMKAECRLIHKYCSECGKQGHLYKVCPKNSRTNQIYTMETDDQGSDQSQIQDGVEDSIGGLFDEHIERLNM
- the LOC105389039 gene encoding uncharacterized protein LOC105389039 isoform X2, producing MNQNETFTTSWIYKLNKTELQEKLTEYGLQFDDNLKVDDLRKLLSDYCKLKSRKQIMANNYNLHSFDGENWESFEQQLECIIALNEVPDSKKVPLLLTKISPKVFETLSCICAPEKPLKLTYIELCNKLRTKYTPLQSSTLDRASFRSRNQFQTETIEEYVLALRKLAGTCKFKDLDDQIKEKLIDGVYSKLIKFELLKGSPDATLDETVVLAKTVEAALAQTKSKNGTEVSDMFQYQQEQRTPSKNLSKRNKFNNSKSQGNKGVNKPQITCYCCGNNNHMKAECRLIHKYCSECGKQGHLYKVCPKNSRTNQIYTMETDDQGSDQSQIQDGVEDSIGGLFDEHIEVYSVNRLNM
- the LOC105389039 gene encoding uncharacterized protein K02A2.6-like isoform X1, with the translated sequence MKDKVKNEISRLLENDRITPVEYSQWGTPVVPILKPDGSVRLCGDYKVTLNPHLEVDQYPLPHINDIFNTLKDGKYFCELDLKEAYLQAKLDVDSQELTTIVTEEGTFKYKYLPYGVSTGPGSFQRLMSSKLANIPKTIVFIDNIYIAGKDLNETLNTLYTVLCRLQECQFKLKLEKCKFFQTYIDVFGFRITRNDISIIKSNIEPLLQAKAPTNITMLRSFLGKINYYNRFLKDMASTLAPLYECTKKNKFQWTKDCDKAFNDIKIKLSSVDSLRHFDLNLPLILTCDASSTGLAAVLSNRDVDGTVRPIAYASKKLNSVEQRYSAIDKEAMAIIFGVTKFYNYTYGRMFELETDNSALVRIFGPNKGIPKMAAKRLQHYAIFLSAFNYKIRHIKTNVNPADFLSRSWVETGSNNLDFNCIYFQETDNSMCVYTNSSNLKNVDWKVIQHETQKDVILSKIVRYTMDGWPEKKLIDTELFVFYNRKDEISMDRGCLFWGHRIIIPTVLRESVTEELHQSHFGIVRMKQMARSYFWWPNLDSEIDMITKNCIICLNNHKNPPKTPLKPWPVPPSPWYRLHADFLGPFHNKMYLVIVDSYSKWPEAFEMSNIGAARTVEILKALFCRYGFPVHLVTDNGPTFTSAEFNKFCQTLNIKHTFTPPYHPATNGAAERFVETFKSHVTKIKESGIPIASAINLFLFDYRNLPHSTTGVTPAKLMLGREMRNRFSLLRPPPVSDKAYEMLEKQRKYTSGHRDVSFMIGEKVMVRDYRGGHKPWIQGNIVGESTPGVTYIIDVDGNNWKRHVNQILKCNSSLLE